A region of the Haematobia irritans isolate KBUSLIRL chromosome 5, ASM5000362v1, whole genome shotgun sequence genome:
TATTATCAATGTTAACACTTAAATTTCCTAAACCTACACCGACTTACACTCTATTGTATTTACAATTAGGCTGCAAAAAGACGTTTTACTCTTGTTGTGGAAAATGTAACATGCAGTAAGTATGATTCGATTATGCTACTCCACAATTGTAATGCCAAAATGGTGGGCCCTAGCGATTATCTTCTCAATGTGGAGTTTATGTATGATCGCAATATAGGAGAAAATGTCCAGTTCCATATCTATATATATGCAAACCTATTGAATAATCCGAAGGCAGTAAAGTTTTtggatattaaatttaatatttgtaaCTTTTTGGGTTCATCTGCGACAAACCCTATAATGAAGTCTCTTATGACAGAATTATGGAAGACAACTAATATGCCTTACGAATGTCCCATGAAAGCTGtaagtatatatatagaaaatttaattaataatatacaTGTATAGCATAAAtggttttaattcattttatttccagaacTACTTATACACCTTGACCAACTATAGTATCAGCAACATATTATTTCCGAACTACACACCGCATGTaaagtttaattttacattGGATACCGTATATAGTGACAAGGTAGTTGCCAGGTTTATTGTAGAGGGCTATACAGTCCGTAAGTAATGAGAGAAGTTTTTTATGGTAGAATatcaaacataattttgacattaaataaaaatggaGTGTATGCTTGTGATCGATATAGTCAAAACCCaatggaccaaattttatttgcatgctCTATGGGCCGTGAGAAATGTTTCAGTGTAGTTTGAA
Encoded here:
- the LOC142239920 gene encoding uncharacterized protein LOC142239920, which encodes MVGPSDYLLNVEFMYDRNIGENVQFHIYIYANLLNNPKAVKFLDIKFNICNFLGSSATNPIMKSLMTELWKTTNMPYECPMKANYLYTLTNYSISNILFPNYTPHVKFNFTLDTVYSDKVVARFIVEGYTVRK